ACCATCATTATCAGAAAGAAGGCTATCACGAAAGCAAAATCGTTAACCGTATGGTTATTATTGGTGTTTTGTTTGCGATTATTTGTTTAATCACTTTAAAGGTCAGATAAAAAAATATGAAAATAGTTGTTTTAGGTGGTGGAGAAAGCGGTGTAGGTGCGGCTTATTTAGCAAAGAAGAAAGGCTTGAATGTTTTTCTTTCAGATAAAGGTGCGATAAAAAACGACTTCAAAAAACAGTTGATCGATGCCGAAATTGAATTCGAAGAAGGACAGCACGATGAAGCCCGCATTCTGGAAGCAGACTGGGTCATCAAATCTCCCGGTATTCCAAAAAAGGCAGATATCATCTTTAAGATTAATCAAAAGGGAATTCGCCTCTCCTCAGAAATTGAGTTTGCTGCAGAGTTTACACCTGCAAAAATTATAGCCATCACCGGAAGTAATGGTAAAACCACCACCACTTCACTCATTTATCATATTTTGAAAAGTGACAATTTAAAGGTGGGTTTAGCAGGAAACATCGGGAAAAGCTTTGCGCGACAGGTTGCGGACCAAAATTTCGATTATTATGTTCTGGAAGTAAGTTCTTTTCAGCTCGATGATATTCAGAATTTCCGTCCTTACATTTCCTTGTTGTTGAATTTAAGTCAGGATCATCTGGATCAATATAACTACAATTATGAAGACTATGCTTTAGCTAAATTCAGAATTGCAGAAAACCAGGAAAATGATAATTTTTTCATCTACAATAAAGATGATGAAATGAGTATGAGTCTGCTTGAAAAACTCGCCGTACGAGCCAAAAAGATCCCTTTTTCTACGAAAGAGAAAGTAAAGCAAGGAGGTTTCGTCCATAAAGATAAAATCGTAGTCAAGTTGGAAGATGAGTTCTCCATGAAAATTGCAGAATTGTCTTTGGTAGGAAATCACAATATCGCAAATAGTTTAGCCGCTTCAATTGCAAGTAAAATATTGAATATCAGCAACGAAAGCATCAGAAATTCACTCATGACCTTCCAGGCGGTTGAACATCGTTTAGAGCAGGTCGCCCAAATTAACGGCGTGACTTTCATTAATGACAGTAAAGCAACCAATGTGAATGCTGCCTATTTCGCTTTAGAAAGCATGAACCAGCCAACAGTTTGGATCGTGGGTGGCGTAGATAAAGGAAATGATTATACCGAAATAGAAAATCTGGTCAAAAGAAAAGTAAAAGCCATTGTCTGCTTAGGAATTGACAATCAAACCATTATCGATTTCTTTAAAGATAAGAAGGAATCTATTTACAGCACTTCGAGTATGGAGGAAGCCGTGAAGGTTTGCAAATCTCTGACAGAAGAAGGAGATACTGTTTTGCTATCACCATGTTGTGCAAGTTTCGACCTGTTCGAGAATTATGAAGACCGTGGAAATCAATTTAAAGCAGAAGTATTAAAAAATAAAATCGATTAGTCGTAGATTAAAATGCAGGAAAGAGAAACCAAATTTGAATTATTAAAAGGAGACAAAGTCCTTTGGAGCGTAATCTTATTGATTTCGTTCTTCTCGGTGTTCCCTGTATATTCAGCGAGTTCGAATTTGGAATATATCGTAAACAGCGGAACCACCACTTCGCACTTGATCAAGCACAGCTTTTTTGTAATGCTTGGTTTGGCGATCATGCGTGCAGTGGGTTGGTTTAAATATGAACATATTGGGAAACTCAGCAGCTATCTGCTCACCTTTACCATTGCGCTATTGGGATTAACTATGGTTTCCGGACAGACAATTGACGGAGCTTCCGCCTCACGCTGGCTGAAAATCCCGGGCACTCCGATTTCTTTTCAGCCTTCATCTTTTGCTTATTTAATGCTGGTAATTTACCTCTGCCGTTATTTAACAAAGAAAATTAAAAGAGAGCGATTACCCATTGAAAATATCTTTTACATTTTCGGGCCGGTTCTTATTGTATTTGGTCTTGTAGCTAAAGATAATGGATCCACCGCTTTAATGATATTAATGGTTTCATTGATCGTCATGTTAATGGGGCAGCTCGATAAGAAATACATTCTGGGATTTGTCGGTTTATCATCCGTCATGATCGGGGTATTTATGTTTTTAGCATTAAAAACCGATTTAATAGAAAACAACCGGGTTCATACCTGGATGAGCCGTGTTGAAACCTTCACAAAAAAAGAAAGTCAGGTAGAAGATGAAGCAGATAAAGCAAAAAATTATCAGGTCATGCAAGCCAAAGCAGCCATTGTTCACGGCGGTATTGCCGGAATGGGTCCCGGTAAAAGTGCGCTGAAACAAATGCTTCCGCAGTCAGCCTCGGATTTT
This DNA window, taken from Kaistella carnis, encodes the following:
- the murD gene encoding UDP-N-acetylmuramoyl-L-alanine--D-glutamate ligase, with product MKIVVLGGGESGVGAAYLAKKKGLNVFLSDKGAIKNDFKKQLIDAEIEFEEGQHDEARILEADWVIKSPGIPKKADIIFKINQKGIRLSSEIEFAAEFTPAKIIAITGSNGKTTTTSLIYHILKSDNLKVGLAGNIGKSFARQVADQNFDYYVLEVSSFQLDDIQNFRPYISLLLNLSQDHLDQYNYNYEDYALAKFRIAENQENDNFFIYNKDDEMSMSLLEKLAVRAKKIPFSTKEKVKQGGFVHKDKIVVKLEDEFSMKIAELSLVGNHNIANSLAASIASKILNISNESIRNSLMTFQAVEHRLEQVAQINGVTFINDSKATNVNAAYFALESMNQPTVWIVGGVDKGNDYTEIENLVKRKVKAIVCLGIDNQTIIDFFKDKKESIYSTSSMEEAVKVCKSLTEEGDTVLLSPCCASFDLFENYEDRGNQFKAEVLKNKID
- a CDS encoding FtsW/RodA/SpoVE family cell cycle protein — translated: MQERETKFELLKGDKVLWSVILLISFFSVFPVYSASSNLEYIVNSGTTTSHLIKHSFFVMLGLAIMRAVGWFKYEHIGKLSSYLLTFTIALLGLTMVSGQTIDGASASRWLKIPGTPISFQPSSFAYLMLVIYLCRYLTKKIKRERLPIENIFYIFGPVLIVFGLVAKDNGSTALMILMVSLIVMLMGQLDKKYILGFVGLSSVMIGVFMFLALKTDLIENNRVHTWMSRVETFTKKESQVEDEADKAKNYQVMQAKAAIVHGGIAGMGPGKSALKQMLPQSASDFIFAIIVEEYGFMGATVLIALYLIMIIRIVMIASKMPAFFGSLLVLSLGTMIFVQLSVNIAVAVNLIPVTGQPLPLISYGGTSMLVTYIQLGIILNVSSRIQVYDEEGMGKKQSIEEINDIA